A stretch of the Cyanobacteria bacterium GSL.Bin1 genome encodes the following:
- a CDS encoding MOSC domain-containing protein: MAAGRIEAIWIKRFKRGPMDAVAAAEMVAQRGLVGNADQGGRRQVTVIDAEVWETVMMELGVNIDPAARRANFLVRGLELANSRKRILQLGECRIQIFTEAKPCERMDEIQPGLKRALYHHWRGGACGQVLIGGKVRIGDRVRWQSYANY; encoded by the coding sequence ATGGCAGCAGGACGAATTGAAGCGATTTGGATCAAACGCTTTAAGCGGGGTCCCATGGATGCTGTGGCAGCAGCAGAAATGGTGGCACAACGGGGATTAGTTGGAAATGCCGATCAAGGTGGGCGGCGACAAGTTACTGTTATTGATGCTGAAGTTTGGGAAACGGTGATGATGGAACTAGGTGTCAATATCGATCCGGCAGCGCGACGGGCAAACTTCCTGGTGCGGGGTCTGGAGTTAGCCAACAGTCGCAAACGAATCTTACAGTTGGGTGAATGTCGAATTCAAATTTTTACTGAAGCTAAACCCTGTGAACGGATGGACGAAATACAGCCGGGATTAAAAAGAGCACTTTATCATCATTGGCGGGGTGGGGCGTGTGGTCAAGTGCTCATTGGGGGCAAGGTACGGATTGGAGATCGGGTGAGGTGGCAAAGTTACGCGAATTATTAA
- a CDS encoding DUF4434 domain-containing protein, with translation MKPAITGTFLDEITHDIPSQNWRDRAWEEDFAAMQRVGIDTVILIRGGYKEQVTFASQVLQNQVGILPVYTDLVELFLTLAQRYGMTFYFGTYDSGTYWLNGDYRTETDINKAFCEEFIQRYGHHSSFGGWYISHEINTYNEGMMHVYEDLSRHLKQLRDVPILISPYIKGIKQFGHRAISLDEHTREWESVFARLQGIVDIVAFQDGNVAYQDLPEYLQANRKLASKYGLTSWSNVESFDRDVAWKFPPLDFRKLRYKIEQAEAAAMDKLVTFEFSHFMSPNSIYPAARNLHQQYWEWIYGRGGEEVTR, from the coding sequence ATGAAACCAGCAATTACTGGCACTTTTCTTGATGAAATTACCCATGATATTCCATCTCAAAATTGGCGCGATCGCGCTTGGGAAGAAGATTTTGCTGCCATGCAACGGGTCGGGATTGATACAGTGATCTTAATCCGTGGCGGTTATAAAGAACAAGTCACTTTTGCTTCCCAGGTTTTACAAAATCAAGTGGGGATTCTTCCGGTCTATACCGACTTAGTGGAGTTATTTCTCACCCTTGCCCAACGCTATGGCATGACGTTTTATTTTGGGACTTATGACTCAGGGACGTATTGGCTTAATGGCGATTATCGAACAGAAACTGATATTAATAAAGCTTTCTGTGAAGAGTTCATTCAACGATACGGTCATCATTCTTCATTTGGCGGCTGGTACATCAGTCATGAAATTAATACTTACAATGAAGGGATGATGCACGTGTATGAAGACCTTTCTCGTCACCTCAAGCAACTGCGAGATGTGCCAATTCTAATCTCACCCTACATTAAAGGGATTAAACAATTTGGTCATCGGGCAATCTCTCTGGATGAACATACCCGGGAATGGGAATCGGTGTTTGCACGGTTACAGGGTATTGTCGATATTGTGGCGTTTCAAGATGGGAATGTGGCCTATCAAGATTTACCGGAGTATCTGCAAGCAAACCGTAAACTTGCCAGTAAATATGGCTTAACCTCATGGAGTAACGTGGAAAGCTTTGACCGTGATGTGGCATGGAAGTTTCCTCCACTCGATTTTCGTAAACTGCGCTATAAAATTGAACAAGCAGAAGCGGCAGCAATGGATAAACTGGTTACTTTTGAGTTTTCTCATTTTATGAGTCCGAATTCAATTTACCCCGCCGCACGCAATTTGCACCAGCAGTACTGGGAATGGATTTACGGTAGAGGGGGTGAGGAGGTGACAAGGTGA
- a CDS encoding TPM domain-containing protein: MSNPFFRRFLILVISCCFGLTAWLAQPLAAQAYDDPSLLPQEETPIIDLANFLPKLQEESLIEEIEDFEAETGWKLRILTQYDQTPGRAVKNYWGLNDQSVLLVADARGGNLLAFNVGDDVYDVLPRTFWVELQTRFGNMYYVRENGENNAIAQSLDTVKGCLAKGGCSVVPGLPREQWILTLITSVVGGVVFGLAARPRKEDQVIAWQWALIFSPLWGILFIAFGIGPVVTRTADWLPLLRNVLGFMLGALVVYLTPIISESARSEGKT, encoded by the coding sequence ATGTCTAATCCTTTCTTCCGTCGCTTCCTTATCCTCGTGATCAGCTGTTGTTTTGGTTTAACGGCATGGTTAGCGCAACCCTTAGCAGCGCAAGCCTATGATGACCCCTCTTTATTGCCGCAAGAAGAAACACCGATTATTGATTTAGCGAATTTTCTACCAAAGCTACAGGAAGAATCGTTAATCGAGGAAATTGAGGATTTTGAAGCGGAAACAGGTTGGAAGCTACGTATTCTAACGCAATATGACCAAACCCCTGGTCGTGCGGTTAAAAACTATTGGGGATTGAATGACCAAAGCGTCTTACTGGTTGCAGATGCTCGTGGAGGGAATCTGCTAGCGTTTAACGTCGGAGATGATGTTTATGATGTTTTGCCTCGTACCTTTTGGGTAGAACTGCAAACCCGTTTCGGAAATATGTACTATGTGCGAGAAAATGGTGAAAATAACGCGATCGCGCAGTCGTTAGATACCGTGAAAGGATGTCTAGCCAAAGGCGGTTGTAGCGTCGTTCCCGGCTTACCGAGAGAACAATGGATTCTCACCCTCATCACTTCTGTTGTCGGTGGTGTCGTTTTCGGTTTAGCTGCCCGTCCGCGCAAAGAAGACCAAGTGATTGCTTGGCAATGGGCCTTAATTTTCTCACCCCTCTGGGGCATCCTCTTCATTGCCTTCGGCATTGGACCCGTTGTCACTCGGACTGCTGACTGGTTACCGCTGCTGCGGAATGTCCTCGGCTTTATGTTGGGCGCGTTAGTCGTGTATTTAACCCCAATTATCAGCGAATCTGCCCGATCCGAAGGGAAAACTTAA
- a CDS encoding sodium:glutamate symporter: MNTTGFELGDVFAAFIVLGLFLLIGRFLKQKIKLFDLLYLPESILAGGLALLLGKEGLGNLVPASSFLANQGIFPENIATVWAQAPSVFINLVFATLFLGETIPSPKEIWQKVAPQVAFSQILAWGQYVVGLAITLLILTPVFHMNPIAGALIEMAFEGGHGTAAGMAGVLADFGFEEGGEIALGLATVGLISGVVTGTILINWGRRNGHLSSGHKTSLSFDQSANTSNFDEQQLQTKYKHLEKNLLIDPLSINLGFVAIAVTLGWLILEVLKELEALTWGKMEIEIMNYVPLFPMALIGGLIVQITMERLGLDSLILRPLQKNIAGVSLDAVIFSAIASISLTVLGTNLIPFLILSVAGITWNIFAFLFFAPRILPTHWFERGLGDIGQSMGVTATGLLLLQMVDPGNETEALESFAYKQLLFEPIMGGGFFTAAAPILVFQLGATPVLILTGGVLAFWITFGLFNFHVKPRTLM; encoded by the coding sequence TTGAACACCACTGGCTTTGAATTAGGAGATGTTTTTGCCGCATTTATCGTTTTAGGGCTATTCCTCCTCATTGGACGATTTTTAAAGCAGAAAATTAAACTTTTTGACTTACTTTATTTACCGGAATCGATCCTCGCCGGAGGACTGGCTTTATTACTGGGAAAAGAAGGCTTGGGCAATCTGGTTCCTGCTTCAAGTTTCTTAGCCAATCAAGGCATTTTTCCAGAAAATATTGCGACAGTTTGGGCACAAGCACCCAGTGTTTTTATTAATCTGGTTTTTGCAACCCTTTTTTTAGGAGAAACGATTCCGAGTCCCAAAGAAATTTGGCAAAAAGTTGCCCCGCAAGTTGCATTTTCTCAGATTTTAGCTTGGGGACAATATGTGGTTGGCTTAGCTATTACGTTACTCATTCTCACTCCTGTATTTCACATGAACCCGATTGCAGGGGCGCTGATTGAAATGGCATTTGAAGGAGGACATGGGACTGCTGCTGGGATGGCAGGTGTGTTAGCTGATTTTGGTTTTGAAGAAGGAGGAGAAATTGCTTTAGGGTTAGCAACAGTGGGCTTAATTTCCGGGGTTGTTACCGGGACAATTTTAATTAATTGGGGACGCCGCAACGGTCATTTGAGTTCCGGACACAAAACAAGTTTGTCGTTTGATCAGAGTGCTAACACCTCAAATTTTGATGAACAACAATTACAAACGAAATATAAACATTTAGAGAAAAACCTTTTAATTGATCCGTTATCCATTAATCTGGGATTTGTCGCGATCGCGGTAACCTTAGGCTGGCTCATTTTAGAAGTTTTAAAAGAGTTAGAAGCCTTAACTTGGGGAAAAATGGAAATTGAAATTATGAACTATGTTCCTTTATTTCCCATGGCATTAATTGGAGGATTAATTGTTCAAATTACGATGGAACGTCTTGGTTTAGATAGTTTAATCCTGAGACCCCTACAGAAAAATATTGCTGGCGTTTCATTAGATGCTGTTATCTTTAGCGCGATCGCGTCAATTTCGCTGACGGTTCTTGGCACAAATTTAATTCCCTTCTTAATCTTGTCTGTTGCTGGTATTACTTGGAATATTTTTGCCTTTCTCTTCTTTGCCCCTCGGATTCTTCCTACCCATTGGTTCGAGCGTGGACTTGGCGATATCGGACAATCAATGGGAGTGACAGCAACGGGATTATTATTGCTACAAATGGTTGATCCGGGTAATGAAACAGAAGCTTTAGAAAGTTTTGCCTACAAACAACTATTATTTGAACCAATTATGGGGGGTGGTTTCTTTACCGCAGCGGCTCCTATTTTAGTGTTTCAATTAGGCGCAACGCCGGTCTTAATTTTAACAGGAGGAGTTTTAGCCTTTTGGATTACATTTGGCTTATTTAATTTCCATGTCAAGCCCCGGACTTTAATGTAA